The Niveispirillum cyanobacteriorum genome segment CTGATCCGGTCGGGGCAGGGAGGTATACGGCACGGCAATCCATGGTGATTGCCGAATGCATCGTTACGCCTACCGCTCTTTCATATAAGAATACAAATGGAGGACGGGGACATGAACATGTTGAGGCTTCGCACCCTGTTGTTGACCAGTGCTACTGGCTTAGCATTGACCTCCCTGCCGGCCCTTGTACAGGCGGCGGATGGAACGATGCTGGATGAGGTCATCGTCACCGCGACCAAGATGGGCGACACAAGGTTGCAGGAAACACCCATCGCCATCACCGCCTTCACGGCCGATGCGCTGGAGAAAACCGGTATCAAGGATGTCCGCGATCTGGCCGGTTCCACCCCCAATTTGGTGGTGGCCCAGAATGGCGCCTTCGCCCAGCTCTATATCCGCGGCATCGGGTCCAACAATGTTTTCGCGGGTTCGGACCCCAGCACGACGGTCCACATGGACGGCGTCTACATGGCCCGTCCCGCCGCCGTCTTCAACAACTTCCTGGATGTGGAGCGGATCGAGGTGCTACGCGGGCCGCAAGGCACGCTCTATGGCCGCAACTCGGTCGGCGGCACCATCAACATCGTCTCCCGCCTGCCTGACAACAACGTCAAGGCCAAGGCACAGGCCACCATCGGCAACTATGACCTCTATCGCGGTGAGGCCTATGTCAGTGGCCCCCTGATCGAAGACAAGCTGTATGGTAGCGTGTCCCTTATGGGCAGCAAGCATGACGGCTATTTCAAGAATGTTGTCCCGTCCGGCAATGACCGCGCCAGCGAGAATACCTGGGGTACCCGCGCCATCCTGCGTGCCACACCGAATGAGGCGCTGGAGATAGTGTTCCGGGCCGACTATCTGGCTGATTACGGCCATTTTGTCGGCAACCAGGCGCTTTTGCTGCCGTTCCGCCCCGTGGCCGGCGGCGCGCTGGACCCGGTGACGGAAGCCATCCGGGGCGACTGGCACAAGGTGGCGCTGGACAGCCCCAGCGACACCGACCGCAAGATCAAGGGCGTGTCGGCGGAGATCACCTACAGTTTCTCCGATGCCGCTGTGCTGAAATCTCTGACTGCCTATCGGAAAAGCGATCTGAACTATGTCAACGACACCGACGCCACCGACCTGCACCGCCAGGAAACGCGGCAGCAGGAGTACCAGGATCAGTTCTCCGAGGAACTGAACCTGTCAGACC includes the following:
- a CDS encoding TonB-dependent receptor; translated protein: MNMLRLRTLLLTSATGLALTSLPALVQAADGTMLDEVIVTATKMGDTRLQETPIAITAFTADALEKTGIKDVRDLAGSTPNLVVAQNGAFAQLYIRGIGSNNVFAGSDPSTTVHMDGVYMARPAAVFNNFLDVERIEVLRGPQGTLYGRNSVGGTINIVSRLPDNNVKAKAQATIGNYDLYRGEAYVSGPLIEDKLYGSVSLMGSKHDGYFKNVVPSGNDRASENTWGTRAILRATPNEALEIVFRADYLADYGHFVGNQALLLPFRPVAGGALDPVTEAIRGDWHKVALDSPSDTDRKIKGVSAEITYSFSDAAVLKSLTAYRKSDLNYVNDTDATDLHRQETRQQEYQDQFSEELNLSDRVNRFKYVLGFYYFDEHIDTDSTVTAFNLNRVTNPAPTVDTKAWSGYGQVSFDLTDQFTLTAGIRYTDEKKDFDQYLNIYTLSTGSPLATYPRRYLNKGHYTAWTPKFGAEYKVTEDVMLYASATRGFKSGGFNFSSGNTAQGFAPETLWSYEAGFKTEFADKRVRLNGSAFTYDYKDLQVQSFLVPGVTDITNASDAKVDGLELELTTRPVTGLDIGGTLTYLDARYKNYPQAPIPGTSPAVTIDASGKYLNSSPKWAYTLYGQYSFDVAGGSAFVRGEYGWKDRQYFTVINDAVQTMGSYDLLNASIGFAPDGGNWQVVLYGRNLSDTQYLVSTGTFTAVPAGTPGDPRTYGLRLTYTY